The genomic interval TGACCGGATCCAGAATAATCAGGTCATGCGGGTGGGACCAGTTCAGCAGGACCCGTGCCCGTTCTTCCAGCATGTCCGGGGACAGGGATGAGGGGCGCAGGTGGCGGGTCTGCTGTTCCAGGTCTGTGCGCCGGGCGTGGAGGGAGGCGAGAAGTTCCTCGGCCTGTCCGGCCTCGTTCCGCAGGCGGCTGTAGACGATCAGGCCGCGGGGTCCCTGGATGGCGTGATAGGTGAAATAGACCACCAGACAGACGCCCAGCACGGACCATATCCCCTGGACGGGCTTTCTGCTGCGGACGTTATGGATGATGGCGCGAATCGACATGTTCCGAATGAAGCACACCCGAGTCGCGGG from Pseudomonadota bacterium carries:
- a CDS encoding septum formation initiator family protein, yielding MSIRAIIHNVRSRKPVQGIWSVLGVCLVVYFTYHAIQGPRGLIVYSRLRNEAGQAEELLASLHARRTDLEQQTRHLRPSSLSPDMLEERARVLLNWSHPHDLIILDPVSQP